Within Thermus sediminis, the genomic segment TTGGGCCGCCCGGGCAAGGTTCCGGGCCAGGTGGAAGAGGGCGGCCAGCACGTACTCGGCTACCGCCGTTGCGTTGGCACCAGGGGCGTGGACCAGGGGAATGCCCTGCGCCCTCAGGGCCTCGAGGTCCACGTTGTCCAACCCCGAGCCCAGGCGTCCCACCACGCGAAGCCTTGGGGCGCGGCGGAGGAGGTCCGCACCCAAATGAATCCGGTTGCGAACGATAATAGCGGTGGCCTCCTCCACCTCCCGGAGGAGCCTTTGGAAATCCCTCCATAGCTCCGGCTCATAGCGGTAGGGAAAACCGCTTGAGGCTAGGAGCTCCAGCCCCCTTGGATCGAGCTCTTCCCCCACCAGGATCAAGGCCCCTCCCTAGGCGCTGGGATACAGGCGGGTCAGGACGAACTCCCGGTGCCCTAGGAGTTCCGCCGCGGTCAACCCACCGCGCACAACCCGCTCAAACACCTCCAGAATCCGCGCCTTTGCCTCCTCCAGATCCATCTGCCCGAGAAGGAGTTCGGGCAGGGGGACATCGATATGCTCCGACATGGTCTCACAGGTCTTCGGATTCGGGGAGATCTTGATCACGGGTACGAGCGGGTGTCCCACCACATTGCCCTGCCCAGTGGTAAAGAAGTGCAACACGCTGCCCCCGGCCACGGCCAAGGTGATCATTTCCGCGGCGGCGCTGGAGGAGTCCATGAAGACCAAACCCTCCCCGGGCGGGACAGGCTGGGCAGGCTTGAGCACCCGGGTCACGGGCCGGGACCCTGTTTTCTGGATGTTCCCCAGCGCCTTCTCCTCGATCGTGGTCAGGCCGCCCCGGATATTACCCTCAGTGGGTTGCGAGCCGAGGAGGTCCGCGCCCTTGGACTCGATCATCCCCACGTAGGCCCGGTAGGTGCTCAGGAACGCTTCCCGGACCTCAGGGGTGGCGCACCGGGCTGCGATCAGGTGCTCGGCCCCTGTGAGCTCGCTGGTCTCGCCG encodes:
- a CDS encoding UxaA family hydrolase, whose product is MDQGATVIFGETSELTGAEHLIAARCATPEVREAFLSTYRAYVGMIESKGADLLGSQPTEGNIRGGLTTIEEKALGNIQKTGSRPVTRVLKPAQPVPPGEGLVFMDSSSAAAEMITLAVAGGSVLHFFTTGQGNVVGHPLVPVIKISPNPKTCETMSEHIDVPLPELLLGQMDLEEAKARILEVFERVVRGGLTAAELLGHREFVLTRLYPSA